In the [Clostridium] colinum genome, one interval contains:
- a CDS encoding copper amine oxidase N-terminal domain-containing protein, whose translation MKRKIAILLSAMMVTSAMPLSANAAQLKADSVLNTTFAKAGETIDPNAKDYASAEKFKTVSDLKSRKSVVKIALNNDGTENIGETTFKVQLENGTFDESNLAAYQYYNSNGTDKVTYEQAMNGAKSLTDVYNNIVSNSKDKATITVNSAVAITEFSEFNTMYDAELKSTGNKLDAVTSQATFEAVPEVKAELDKIKAKVLAEQNRAVPELAHIPYTLKIDSPTTATVTVPNLDLKDSDKEINMGTTNKVTEDQITFKFYDSMGVIADSNFTKEKIKSDGGNNKITKIEVVISKGTENTKVKDPYIALPLGAVKADGNSPVKVKIVSDYNDKVKGGEYTLTKAGQEGETTLEYSSSNIKSFEDYAKLSPVVIKENVRGTIGNSKGEATITLRVNGGFRFKTGSTLKFFNDKTGKELTVDTTGTGLGYSGNDSVLKVKVSGLETNRTTPIGIRVEGLQVEATNDKNFGNVDLTVSGDGISSATKTVAKREKLGFKLETLKDAKEIISGRHYSKNDSSMSEQDNTTVEVKFSEAVSNTLVKSRALDFNVPEGVKIVGIDLSKINNFNGLSAEDFEIVNHGKTLRLKRDSYEVKYGSTSSSSVANFVLKLNLSVDPGFKGDIKLGVTGGGQSNVTEAVVAKAVIPFEIKSNTTKANIGYQNYSTADIVITEAKPGMFLENKEAVLYLSAPYGTQELGFSEAKFEVSGGELEVKEKDFKVGDVKDSSNNTVRGAIKFKINKASYKNPSTITIKNVKVGTTRSVPFGAYDLKLAGDAVINNYDSKVEDDKTFSATSKDKNLVNQNNTSSYVFKEYVNVITETGTFDQTVKVSVGEKTVLVGDKTIDMDVAPYIQASSNSTMVPLRFVSVALGVDSANVTNPDASNKIAFDANTKTTTIYYGAGTGQKIIQFQAGSNIMVVDGTRIPMEFGVKAEIKDGRMFVPFRALGQALGVAVSWNADTRTAIYNENASKVATTTAATTTSTTASTTTTKESTTQSTTASKDSTTETTTAKK comes from the coding sequence ATGAAAAGAAAAATTGCTATATTATTATCAGCTATGATGGTTACTAGTGCAATGCCACTTAGTGCAAACGCAGCTCAATTAAAAGCTGATAGTGTATTAAATACTACATTTGCTAAAGCGGGTGAAACAATCGACCCTAATGCAAAAGATTATGCAAGCGCTGAAAAATTTAAAACAGTTAGCGATTTAAAAAGTAGAAAAAGCGTTGTTAAAATAGCTCTTAACAATGATGGTACTGAAAACATTGGCGAAACTACTTTTAAAGTACAACTTGAAAATGGTACTTTTGATGAAAGTAATTTAGCAGCATATCAATACTATAATAGTAATGGTACTGATAAAGTAACTTATGAACAAGCAATGAATGGTGCAAAATCTTTAACAGATGTTTATAATAACATTGTATCTAATTCAAAAGATAAAGCAACAATTACAGTAAATAGTGCAGTTGCAATTACTGAATTTTCAGAATTTAATACAATGTATGATGCTGAATTAAAAAGTACAGGTAATAAACTTGATGCTGTAACAAGTCAAGCAACTTTTGAAGCAGTACCAGAAGTTAAAGCTGAATTAGATAAAATTAAAGCTAAAGTTCTTGCAGAACAAAATAGAGCAGTACCAGAATTAGCTCATATACCATATACTTTAAAAATTGATAGCCCTACAACAGCTACAGTTACAGTTCCTAATTTAGATCTTAAAGATAGTGATAAAGAAATAAATATGGGTACTACTAATAAAGTAACTGAAGATCAAATTACTTTTAAATTTTATGATTCAATGGGTGTAATAGCAGATAGTAACTTTACAAAAGAAAAAATTAAATCTGATGGTGGAAATAATAAAATAACAAAAATAGAAGTTGTTATTTCTAAAGGAACAGAAAATACTAAAGTTAAAGATCCATACATTGCTTTACCTTTAGGTGCAGTAAAAGCAGATGGTAACTCACCAGTTAAAGTAAAAATCGTTTCTGATTACAACGATAAAGTAAAAGGTGGCGAATATACACTTACTAAAGCTGGTCAAGAAGGTGAAACTACTTTAGAATATAGCTCAAGCAACATTAAATCTTTCGAAGATTATGCTAAATTATCTCCAGTTGTTATTAAAGAAAACGTAAGAGGTACAATTGGTAATAGCAAAGGCGAAGCTACAATCACTTTAAGAGTAAATGGTGGTTTTAGATTTAAAACAGGTAGCACTCTTAAATTCTTTAATGATAAAACAGGTAAAGAATTAACTGTAGATACTACAGGTACAGGTCTTGGTTATTCTGGTAATGATTCTGTTCTTAAAGTAAAAGTATCAGGATTAGAGACTAATCGTACTACACCAATTGGTATTAGAGTTGAAGGATTACAAGTAGAAGCTACTAATGATAAAAACTTTGGTAATGTAGACCTTACTGTTTCTGGTGACGGTATCTCTAGTGCAACAAAAACAGTTGCTAAAAGAGAAAAATTAGGTTTCAAACTTGAAACTTTAAAAGATGCTAAAGAAATTATTTCTGGTAGACATTATAGCAAAAATGATTCTAGCATGTCTGAACAAGATAACACTACTGTAGAAGTTAAATTCTCAGAAGCTGTTTCTAATACTTTAGTAAAATCTAGAGCTTTAGATTTTAATGTTCCAGAAGGTGTTAAAATCGTAGGTATCGATCTTAGCAAAATCAATAACTTTAATGGTTTGTCTGCTGAAGACTTTGAAATTGTTAACCATGGTAAAACTTTAAGACTTAAAAGAGATAGCTATGAAGTTAAATACGGTTCAACTAGCTCAAGCTCTGTAGCTAATTTCGTATTAAAACTTAACTTATCTGTAGATCCTGGTTTCAAAGGTGACATTAAACTTGGTGTAACTGGTGGTGGACAAAGCAATGTTACAGAAGCAGTAGTTGCTAAAGCTGTAATTCCTTTCGAAATCAAATCTAATACTACAAAAGCTAACATTGGTTACCAAAACTACAGCACTGCTGATATTGTTATCACAGAAGCTAAACCAGGTATGTTCTTAGAAAATAAAGAAGCTGTATTATATCTTTCAGCTCCTTATGGTACTCAAGAATTAGGTTTCTCTGAAGCTAAATTCGAAGTAAGTGGTGGCGAATTAGAAGTTAAAGAAAAAGACTTTAAAGTAGGCGATGTTAAAGACAGTAGCAATAATACAGTTAGAGGTGCTATCAAATTCAAAATTAACAAAGCATCTTACAAAAACCCATCTACAATAACAATTAAAAATGTTAAAGTAGGTACTACTCGTTCTGTACCATTTGGTGCATATGACTTAAAATTAGCTGGTGATGCAGTTATCAATAACTATGATTCTAAAGTAGAAGATGATAAAACATTCTCTGCTACAAGCAAAGATAAAAACTTAGTTAACCAAAATAATACAAGTTCTTATGTATTCAAAGAATATGTAAACGTTATTACAGAAACAGGTACTTTTGATCAAACTGTTAAAGTAAGCGTTGGTGAAAAAACTGTTCTTGTTGGTGACAAAACTATTGATATGGATGTAGCTCCTTATATCCAAGCTTCTAGCAACAGCACAATGGTTCCTTTAAGATTTGTTTCTGTAGCTTTAGGTGTAGATAGTGCTAATGTTACTAACCCAGATGCTTCTAACAAAATCGCTTTTGATGCAAATACTAAAACTACTACAATTTACTACGGTGCAGGTACTGGTCAAAAAATTATTCAATTCCAAGCTGGTAGCAACATTATGGTAGTTGACGGTACTAGAATTCCTATGGAATTTGGTGTTAAAGCTGAAATCAAAGATGGTAGAATGTTCGTTCCTTTCAGAGCTTTAGGTCAAGCTTTAGGCGTGGCTGTTAGCTGGAATGCAGATACTAGAACTGCTATCTACAATGAAAACGCTTCAAAAGTAGCTACAACTACAGCTGCTACAACAACTAGCACAACTGCTTCTACAACTACAACTAAAGAATCTACAACTCAAAGCACAACTGCTTCTAAAGATTCTACAACAGAAACTACTACTGCTAAAAAATAA
- a CDS encoding SseB family protein, which translates to MSNVSNNDFLNAMQNLLQDKSEENYANFEKEIEKTKFLSPVFIINQNATNDLNNTDVSFINITDGDDNKFFLAFTDWDKFNKFKKDNQFTAIDATLKDFHYMLTSVDTDAKGFVINIGDEALFIPKETFI; encoded by the coding sequence ATGTCTAATGTTTCTAACAATGATTTTTTAAATGCAATGCAAAATTTATTACAAGATAAAAGTGAAGAAAATTACGCTAATTTTGAAAAAGAAATTGAAAAAACAAAATTTCTTTCTCCTGTTTTTATAATAAACCAAAATGCTACTAATGATTTAAACAATACAGATGTTTCTTTCATAAATATTACAGACGGAGATGACAACAAATTTTTCTTAGCTTTTACAGACTGGGATAAATTTAATAAATTTAAAAAAGATAATCAATTTACAGCTATAGATGCTACACTTAAAGATTTTCATTATATGCTAACTAGCGTAGATACAGATGCTAAAGGTTTTGTTATAAATATTGGTGATGAGGCCTTGTTTATACCTAAAGAAACTTTTATCTAA
- a CDS encoding small, acid-soluble spore protein, alpha/beta type: protein MKKGKKKDDKPKTKEELLKYEIAEELGFMDKIKEGGWKSLTAKESGKIGGLMTKRKREKRLYNK from the coding sequence ATGAAAAAAGGTAAAAAAAAAGACGACAAACCTAAAACAAAAGAAGAACTATTAAAATATGAAATAGCAGAAGAATTAGGATTTATGGATAAAATAAAAGAGGGGGGCTGGAAGAGCTTAACGGCTAAAGAAAGCGGAAAAATAGGAGGGTTAATGACAAAAAGAAAAAGAGAAAAAAGACTTTACAATAAATAA
- the abc-f gene encoding ribosomal protection-like ABC-F family protein, translated as MICACNNINKSFGITNVLTNISFNINEKDRVALVGVNGAGKSTLFKIITGEISQDSGEVIIPKNTKIGYFSQNLNLNLNEDNTLFEELLTVFSHIINMEIKLRDLEEKMSILKDEELSLTMKEYDKVCEYLNQNNAFDYNSRIKGVLKGLGFVEDDFYKQVKCLSGGQKTRIALGKILLEEPDILLLDEPTNHLDVKSIQWLENFLKSYNKALFIISHDRYFLNKVVTKVIELENSKATVYNGNYSDYSNKKHIAREIMLKQYLNQQKEIKKQEEVIKKLRSYNREKSIKRAESREKLLDKMEKIEKPDSLPPQMRLTLSPKKESGNDVLTVKNLSKSFDFELFNNISFDIKKGEKIALIGANGIGKSTLIKMIMNKISIDKGSIDIGANVIIGYYDQEQENLNMDKTIFDEISDTYPNLKNEEIRNALAVFVFTGDDVFKKISSLSGGEKGRVALAKIMLSNANFLILDEPTNHLDMVSKEILEDALKSYTGTCIYISHDRFFINNTATKVIELTKNKMNVYLGNYDYYLEKSQQQIDIADSNVKKETQDTKLDWKAQKEAQAELRKKQNALNKVEKQIEEIEEKIKNADEQLSLEEVYTSPQKSREIFEEKKKLEEELDILYEQWENLT; from the coding sequence ATGATATGCGCTTGTAATAACATAAATAAATCTTTTGGTATAACAAATGTATTAACCAACATATCATTTAACATAAATGAAAAAGATAGAGTTGCTCTTGTAGGGGTTAATGGAGCTGGTAAGTCTACATTATTTAAAATAATAACAGGAGAAATATCTCAAGATAGTGGTGAAGTTATTATACCTAAAAATACTAAAATAGGATATTTTTCTCAAAATTTAAATTTAAATTTAAATGAAGATAACACACTATTTGAAGAGCTTTTAACAGTTTTTTCACACATAATAAATATGGAAATAAAGTTAAGAGATTTGGAAGAAAAAATGAGTATATTAAAAGATGAAGAGCTTAGCTTAACAATGAAAGAATATGACAAAGTGTGTGAATATTTAAATCAAAATAACGCATTTGATTATAATAGCCGTATAAAAGGTGTATTAAAAGGTTTAGGATTTGTAGAAGATGATTTTTATAAACAAGTTAAATGTCTTTCTGGTGGACAAAAAACTCGTATAGCTCTTGGCAAAATATTATTAGAAGAACCAGATATTTTACTTTTAGATGAACCAACAAACCATCTTGATGTAAAATCTATACAATGGTTAGAAAATTTTTTAAAATCATATAATAAAGCATTATTTATTATATCTCACGATAGATATTTTTTAAATAAAGTAGTAACTAAAGTAATTGAATTGGAAAATAGTAAAGCAACAGTATATAATGGTAATTATTCTGATTACTCAAACAAAAAGCATATAGCTAGAGAGATAATGCTAAAGCAATATTTAAATCAACAAAAAGAAATAAAAAAACAAGAAGAAGTTATAAAAAAATTACGCTCATACAATAGAGAAAAGTCTATAAAACGAGCAGAAAGCCGTGAAAAGCTATTAGATAAAATGGAGAAAATAGAAAAGCCAGATAGTTTGCCACCACAAATGCGTCTTACATTATCACCAAAAAAAGAAAGCGGAAATGATGTATTGACTGTTAAAAATTTATCCAAAAGTTTTGATTTTGAACTTTTTAATAATATATCTTTTGATATAAAAAAAGGGGAGAAAATAGCACTTATAGGGGCTAATGGTATAGGGAAATCTACATTAATAAAAATGATAATGAATAAAATTTCTATTGATAAAGGTAGTATTGATATAGGAGCCAATGTTATTATAGGATATTATGACCAAGAACAGGAAAATTTAAATATGGATAAAACAATATTTGATGAAATATCGGATACATATCCTAATTTAAAAAATGAAGAGATAAGAAATGCACTTGCCGTATTTGTTTTTACAGGTGATGATGTATTTAAAAAAATATCTAGTTTAAGCGGGGGAGAAAAAGGAAGAGTTGCACTTGCAAAAATAATGTTATCTAATGCAAACTTTCTTATATTGGACGAGCCTACAAACCACTTAGATATGGTATCTAAAGAAATATTAGAAGATGCATTAAAATCTTATACCGGAACTTGTATATATATTTCGCACGATAGATTTTTTATAAATAATACAGCAACAAAGGTTATAGAATTAACTAAAAATAAAATGAACGTATATTTGGGTAATTATGATTATTATTTGGAAAAAAGCCAACAACAAATAGATATAGCAGATAGCAATGTAAAAAAAGAAACCCAAGATACAAAATTAGATTGGAAAGCACAAAAAGAAGCACAAGCAGAACTTAGAAAAAAACAAAATGCTTTAAACAAGGTAGAAAAGCAAATAGAAGAAATAGAAGAAAAAATTAAAAATGCAGACGAGCAATTAAGTCTAGAAGAAGTATATACAAGCCCACAAAAATCTAGAGAAATATTTGAAGAAAAGAAAAAGCTAGAAGAAGAGCTTGATATATTATATGAACAATGGGAAAATTTAACATAA
- a CDS encoding redox-sensing transcriptional repressor Rex, with protein MDKKVSLAVIKRLPRYYRFLGDLLDNGITRISSKDLSAKMNITASQIRQDLNTFGCFGQQGYGYNVELLLNEIREILGLNKTYNLVILGAGKIGQALLNYSNFEKRGFNFIGIFDIDSNIIGTKIKDLEVQDIKNLEKFTKENQIDIAVLAVPRVNAYELYKSVISYGIKGIWNFSNTELKLSDGIIVENVHLTDSLMTLAYRFNSGEITED; from the coding sequence ATGGATAAAAAAGTTTCTTTAGCTGTCATAAAACGCTTGCCTAGATATTATAGATTTTTAGGAGATTTACTAGATAATGGTATAACAAGAATTTCTTCTAAAGACTTAAGCGCTAAAATGAACATTACAGCTTCTCAAATAAGACAAGATTTAAATACCTTTGGTTGTTTTGGACAACAAGGCTATGGATATAACGTAGAACTTCTTTTAAATGAAATTAGAGAAATTCTAGGGTTAAATAAAACATATAATTTAGTTATATTAGGTGCTGGAAAGATTGGACAAGCATTATTAAACTATTCTAATTTTGAAAAAAGAGGTTTTAATTTTATAGGTATATTTGATATAGATTCTAATATTATAGGAACTAAAATAAAAGACTTAGAAGTACAAGACATAAAAAATTTAGAAAAATTTACAAAAGAAAATCAAATAGATATAGCTGTATTAGCTGTACCTCGAGTAAATGCTTACGAATTATATAAATCTGTTATTAGCTATGGTATAAAAGGCATTTGGAATTTTTCCAACACTGAATTAAAATTATCTGATGGCATTATTGTAGAAAATGTTCATCTTACAGATAGTTTAATGACATTAGCTTACAGATTTAACTCTGGAGAAATTACAGAAGACTAA
- a CDS encoding NCS2 family permease has translation MNLFKLKENGTDVSTEVFAGVTTFMTMAYILVVNPNILSSTGMDKGALFTATAIAAFIGCLTMALLANYPFGLAPSMGLNAYFAYTVANEYGWQLALFAVFIEGIIFLVFSFFNIRESIFNAVPKNLKNAVSVGLGVFITFVGLQNAGIVVKDPATALTLGNIKSVGPALAMLGVIITVVLSVKKVKGSLFWGILITWGLGIICQLTGLYQVDIEQGQFNLIPEGIISIPPSLKDINIFTAFKSIDFDIIKITDIVVIVFAFLFVDMFDTIGTLIGVSEKAKFLDKDGKLPKLKQALLADAVATTAGAMLGTSTTTTFVESASGVAEGGRTGLTSTVTGLLFLVSLIFSPIFITIPSFATAPILIIVGLFMIENVVKIDFSDYTEGLPAFITIIMMPFTYSIADGLVFGFLSYVFIKMLTGRAKEVNKVMYILAILFLLKLILS, from the coding sequence ATGAACTTATTTAAGCTAAAAGAAAATGGAACAGATGTATCAACAGAAGTTTTTGCAGGTGTTACAACATTTATGACAATGGCATATATATTAGTTGTAAACCCGAATATTTTAAGCTCAACAGGTATGGATAAAGGGGCATTGTTTACAGCAACCGCAATAGCAGCATTTATAGGGTGTTTAACAATGGCGCTTTTAGCTAATTATCCTTTTGGATTAGCACCTAGTATGGGACTTAATGCTTATTTTGCTTATACCGTAGCTAATGAATATGGTTGGCAATTAGCACTTTTTGCAGTATTTATTGAGGGTATCATATTTTTAGTATTTTCATTTTTTAATATTAGAGAATCTATATTTAATGCCGTACCAAAAAATTTAAAAAATGCCGTTAGCGTAGGACTTGGTGTCTTTATAACATTTGTAGGGTTACAAAATGCTGGTATTGTTGTTAAAGACCCAGCAACAGCATTAACTCTTGGTAATATAAAATCTGTAGGGCCAGCTTTAGCTATGCTAGGTGTTATCATCACTGTAGTTTTAAGTGTAAAAAAAGTAAAAGGTTCATTGTTTTGGGGTATATTAATAACATGGGGACTTGGTATAATTTGCCAGTTAACAGGGTTATACCAAGTTGATATAGAACAAGGACAATTTAACCTTATACCAGAAGGAATTATATCTATACCTCCTTCTTTAAAAGATATAAATATTTTTACAGCATTTAAAAGTATAGATTTTGACATTATAAAAATAACAGATATTGTTGTTATTGTATTTGCTTTTTTATTTGTAGATATGTTTGACACAATAGGGACACTTATAGGAGTTTCTGAAAAGGCTAAATTTTTAGATAAAGATGGTAAACTACCAAAATTAAAACAAGCACTTTTAGCAGATGCAGTTGCTACAACAGCAGGGGCTATGCTAGGAACATCTACAACTACTACATTTGTAGAGAGTGCATCTGGTGTTGCCGAAGGTGGTAGAACTGGTTTAACATCAACTGTTACAGGTTTATTATTTTTAGTATCTTTAATATTTTCACCTATATTTATTACAATACCAAGCTTTGCAACAGCTCCAATCCTTATAATAGTAGGTTTATTTATGATTGAAAATGTTGTAAAGATAGACTTTAGTGATTATACAGAAGGTTTACCAGCTTTTATAACTATAATAATGATGCCATTTACTTATAGTATAGCGGATGGTTTAGTATTTGGATTTTTAAGTTATGTATTTATTAAAATGTTAACTGGTAGAGCTAAAGAAGTTAATAAAGTAATGTACATATTAGCTATATTATTTTTATTAAAATTAATATTATCTTAA
- a CDS encoding HPr family phosphocarrier protein: MKEQNLKITASIEAREVALIVQIASKFTSNIKIILDDKKVNAKSIMGLIALGSLDGKNVTILAEGNDEEEAVKDLSDFLTK, encoded by the coding sequence ATGAAAGAACAAAATTTAAAAATAACAGCATCTATCGAGGCAAGAGAAGTTGCATTAATTGTACAAATAGCTAGTAAGTTTACTAGCAACATTAAAATTATACTTGATGATAAAAAAGTAAATGCAAAAAGTATAATGGGTCTTATTGCCCTTGGCAGCTTAGATGGTAAAAATGTTACCATATTAGCAGAAGGAAATGACGAAGAAGAGGCTGTTAAAGATTTATCAGATTTTTTAACAAAATAA
- the whiA gene encoding DNA-binding protein WhiA, giving the protein MSFSLNVKKEIYTIINNRHCAISELSAIIDHCADIGYNPLFINIVSENILLLEKFKNLLKFIFDIDVCITKDNSKTHKIFIQKEELINKIFNIINKNIYEEELYSSMIVSKICCKRAYIRGAFLGVGYICSPEKNYHLEFICNTYNQAQNLKNLINFFDIDAKCIEKKEYFILYIKEAEQIVELLNIIEAHKCLLELENIRIFKEVRNNVNRIVNCETANLSKIVSTGVKQKEDIEFIKKTVGLDYLPKPLKEIAILRLENPDKSLQELSQMTNPTITKSGVNHRLKKINQIAENLRGK; this is encoded by the coding sequence ATGTCTTTTTCTTTAAATGTAAAAAAAGAAATTTATACAATAATTAATAATAGACATTGTGCTATATCTGAGTTATCGGCTATTATTGACCACTGTGCAGATATAGGTTATAATCCTTTATTTATTAATATAGTATCAGAAAATATACTTTTATTAGAAAAATTTAAAAATCTTTTAAAATTTATTTTTGATATTGATGTTTGTATAACAAAAGATAATAGTAAAACACATAAAATTTTTATACAAAAAGAAGAATTAATAAATAAAATATTTAATATAATAAATAAAAATATATATGAAGAAGAATTATACAGCTCTATGATAGTAAGTAAAATATGCTGTAAAAGAGCGTATATAAGAGGAGCTTTTTTAGGTGTTGGATATATTTGTTCTCCAGAAAAAAACTATCATTTAGAATTTATATGTAACACATACAATCAAGCCCAAAATCTTAAAAATTTAATCAACTTTTTTGATATAGATGCAAAATGTATAGAAAAAAAAGAATATTTTATTCTTTATATTAAAGAAGCAGAACAAATAGTTGAATTATTAAACATTATAGAAGCACATAAATGCTTATTAGAGCTTGAAAATATAAGAATATTTAAAGAAGTTAGAAATAATGTTAATAGAATAGTAAACTGTGAAACTGCTAATCTTAGTAAAATTGTGTCAACAGGTGTTAAGCAAAAAGAAGATATAGAATTTATAAAAAAAACTGTTGGATTAGATTATTTGCCAAAGCCTCTTAAAGAAATAGCTATTTTAAGACTTGAAAATCCCGACAAAAGTCTTCAAGAGCTTAGTCAGATGACAAATCCTACAATAACTAAGTCTGGTGTAAATCATAGACTAAAAAAAATAAATCAAATTGCAGAAAACCTAAGGGGGAAATAA
- the rapZ gene encoding RNase adapter RapZ — MKYVILTGMSGAGKSSVLKFFEDIGYFCVDNLPPSLIPKFIELCDKPATEIEKVAIGIDIRGGKLFDDFFTYLSEMKNENHSFEILFLDCSDDVLLKRYKETRRSHPLAKGERLITGIIRERELLSDIRRKSDYIIDTSHILARQLKQKINDIFIENKEFDSLMINVLSFGFKYGIPSDADLVFDVRFLPNPFYIEELKPLTGNDVSVHDYVMKYEESNIFLQKLLDMINFLIPNYIKEGKNQLVIAIGCTGGKHRSVTLSNELYNQLNKLQYSTIITHRDIDKDSKK, encoded by the coding sequence ATGAAATACGTCATATTAACGGGTATGTCTGGAGCTGGTAAAAGTAGTGTTTTAAAATTTTTTGAAGATATAGGATATTTTTGTGTAGATAATTTACCACCTTCTTTAATACCAAAGTTTATAGAACTTTGTGATAAGCCAGCTACCGAAATAGAAAAAGTTGCTATAGGTATAGATATAAGAGGTGGAAAGCTATTTGATGATTTTTTTACGTATTTATCTGAGATGAAAAATGAAAATCACTCTTTTGAAATATTATTTTTAGACTGTTCTGATGATGTATTGTTAAAAAGATATAAAGAAACAAGAAGAAGCCACCCCCTTGCAAAAGGTGAAAGATTAATAACAGGAATAATAAGAGAAAGAGAACTATTAAGCGATATAAGAAGAAAATCGGATTATATTATTGATACAAGCCATATTTTAGCAAGACAGTTGAAACAAAAAATAAATGATATATTTATAGAAAATAAAGAGTTTGATAGCCTTATGATAAATGTTTTATCTTTTGGATTTAAATATGGTATACCTAGTGATGCAGACTTAGTATTTGACGTAAGATTTTTACCTAATCCATTTTATATAGAAGAATTAAAACCACTTACAGGTAATGATGTTTCTGTACACGATTATGTTATGAAATACGAAGAAAGCAATATATTTTTACAAAAATTATTAGATATGATAAATTTTTTAATACCTAATTATATAAAAGAAGGGAAAAATCAATTAGTAATAGCTATTGGTTGTACAGGAGGTAAACACCGTTCTGTAACATTAAGTAATGAACTTTATAATCAACTTAATAAATTGCAATATAGTACTATTATCACACATAGAGATATTGACAAAGATAGTAAGAAATAG
- the murB gene encoding UDP-N-acetylmuramate dehydrogenase, which produces MNIFEEILNKEQIFINEPMKNHTTFKIGGNADYLLLPNTIQEILDCIKICEKNNIDYYIIGNGSNLLVSDKGFRGAIIKLFKNFNNIEIDKNIIKVQSGATLSSIAKKAYENSLKGFEFAAAIPGTIGGGVSMNAGAYGGELKDVIKEVTILENGKIITLDNKDCEFEYRNSKILKNRLVVLEAIIELEIGEKEEILEKMKQNNKARNEKQPVEYPSAGSTFKRPVNNFAGKLIMEAGLAGKSIGGACISNKHCGFIINNGNATCEDVLKLADFACKEVKNKFNITLEKEIRVIGES; this is translated from the coding sequence TTGAATATATTTGAAGAAATTTTAAATAAAGAACAAATTTTTATAAATGAGCCTATGAAAAATCATACAACATTTAAAATAGGTGGTAATGCAGATTATTTATTACTTCCTAATACAATACAAGAAATATTAGATTGTATAAAAATTTGTGAAAAAAATAATATAGACTATTACATTATTGGTAATGGAAGTAACCTTCTAGTTTCAGATAAAGGATTTAGAGGGGCTATTATAAAGTTATTTAAAAACTTTAATAATATAGAGATAGATAAAAATATAATAAAAGTACAATCTGGAGCTACATTAAGCTCTATTGCTAAAAAAGCATATGAAAACTCCTTAAAAGGATTTGAATTTGCAGCGGCTATACCAGGAACTATTGGTGGCGGAGTTAGTATGAATGCAGGAGCATATGGTGGAGAGCTTAAAGATGTTATAAAGGAAGTTACTATTTTAGAAAATGGTAAAATAATAACTTTAGACAATAAAGATTGTGAATTTGAATATAGAAATAGTAAAATATTAAAAAATAGGCTAGTAGTATTAGAAGCTATAATTGAACTTGAAATTGGTGAAAAAGAAGAAATACTTGAAAAAATGAAGCAAAATAACAAAGCTAGAAATGAAAAACAACCAGTAGAATATCCTAGTGCTGGTAGTACATTTAAAAGGCCAGTAAATAATTTTGCAGGTAAATTAATTATGGAGGCAGGATTGGCCGGAAAAAGTATTGGTGGAGCTTGTATATCTAATAAACATTGTGGATTTATAATAAATAATGGAAATGCCACTTGTGAAGATGTTTTAAAATTAGCAGATTTTGCTTGTAAAGAAGTTAAAAATAAGTTTAATATTACCCTTGAAAAAGAAATACGTGTTATAGGTGAAAGTTAG